In one window of Pedosphaera parvula Ellin514 DNA:
- a CDS encoding choice-of-anchor Q domain-containing protein, producing MHSPFLLSLLCVSGLVCSPCAVMAQTDGPVIFAADGPSLQAAITQANSSGGAHTIVLSTNATYGFNTPDNYWYGPNALPPIASDITIEGNGSIIQRTTTSRLRFFYVGADPGNPATVGYNSPGAGKLTLRHLTLTNGLALGGNGGGGGAGMGGAIFSQGTLILDAVTLSRNVAQGGNGGTESQTSYGGHAGGGMGQDGGGWGQRGGGFGGAVIPAGSQGAVHGGGGGFGTNDNAIAIQGGGPSNGLGGGVGISSSSGGNGSGNCLNNSTNSGVGGNFGLGGTGGTGIGDTMGTDGSGGGGGGGGIGGGGGGGGIGSYSGGGGGGGGFGGGGGVGGAIGVDGAGGHGGFGGGGGGGGGGIDGPFAGGYGGGDSGFSIAAGSGGGAGMGGAIFNHNGVLSMTNCTLALNGVAGGNGGNLVAVGPPGTMYIGGGSGSGLGGAIFNLNGTITLTSSTLASNVVIAGVPGAGGTAGQAAGGAVYNLVYDSATNRTATITMVNSILAGSSGGVDLVIARPNYTTAATNRGAAVVIATEPNLVQSFTNSGGSFTNSGVILANPLLGPLANNGGGTSTMKLLQGSPALDAGDSALAPFLDQLGGLRVSGLKVDLGAVELQVPTLFGGQFLGNGQYGFSFSGNPANTYRVFGSTNPALPFGGWTLLGQASQSSNGVFQFNDVQAGNYPTRFYRVSQP from the coding sequence ATGCATTCTCCGTTTCTTTTGTCCTTACTTTGCGTTTCCGGTTTGGTTTGCAGTCCGTGCGCGGTCATGGCGCAGACGGATGGTCCGGTGATTTTTGCTGCGGATGGTCCGTCTCTGCAGGCGGCGATCACGCAGGCAAATTCCAGCGGCGGGGCGCATACCATTGTGCTCAGCACGAATGCGACATATGGATTTAACACGCCGGACAATTACTGGTATGGTCCCAATGCGCTGCCGCCGATTGCGAGCGACATCACAATTGAAGGGAACGGTTCCATCATTCAACGCACGACCACGAGCCGGTTGCGCTTCTTTTACGTAGGGGCTGATCCAGGCAATCCGGCCACGGTCGGTTACAATTCGCCGGGCGCAGGGAAATTAACGCTGCGACATCTCACTCTGACGAATGGCCTGGCTTTGGGAGGCAACGGCGGCGGAGGTGGCGCTGGAATGGGCGGAGCCATTTTCAGCCAGGGAACTTTAATTTTGGATGCAGTCACTTTGAGCAGGAACGTGGCGCAGGGCGGAAATGGTGGAACCGAAAGTCAAACGAGTTATGGCGGACATGCTGGCGGGGGCATGGGACAGGATGGAGGCGGATGGGGGCAAAGGGGCGGAGGTTTCGGAGGCGCCGTAATCCCTGCTGGCAGCCAAGGAGCTGTGCATGGTGGCGGCGGAGGTTTCGGCACCAATGACAATGCGATAGCCATCCAAGGGGGTGGCCCGAGCAATGGCTTGGGAGGAGGAGTCGGCATTTCGTCAAGTTCTGGTGGAAATGGGAGCGGAAACTGTCTGAATAACTCCACTAATTCAGGTGTGGGTGGAAACTTTGGACTTGGTGGAACTGGAGGCACCGGGATTGGCGACACCATGGGTACAGACGGTTCAGGCGGAGGAGGCGGAGGGGGCGGAATTGGTGGTGGAGGAGGCGGAGGGGGCATAGGAAGCTATTCAGGCGGCGGCGGGGGCGGCGGAGGTTTTGGCGGCGGAGGTGGTGTCGGAGGTGCAATCGGAGTAGATGGTGCCGGTGGACATGGAGGATTTGGCGGAGGTGGGGGCGGCGGGGGCGGCGGCATAGATGGCCCGTTCGCAGGTGGTTATGGCGGCGGAGACTCGGGATTCAGCATAGCTGCCGGCAGCGGAGGAGGAGCCGGGATGGGCGGAGCCATTTTCAATCATAATGGAGTTTTGAGCATGACCAATTGCACGCTGGCCCTGAATGGAGTGGCTGGAGGAAACGGAGGGAATCTCGTAGCGGTGGGGCCGCCCGGCACTATGTATATAGGCGGTGGCAGCGGAAGTGGATTGGGCGGGGCGATTTTCAATCTTAACGGAACCATCACTCTGACCAGCAGCACACTGGCAAGCAATGTGGTAATTGCCGGAGTTCCGGGTGCTGGGGGGACGGCCGGGCAGGCGGCAGGCGGCGCCGTTTATAATCTCGTTTATGACAGTGCCACAAACCGAACCGCAACTATAACGATGGTGAATAGCATATTGGCCGGCAGTAGCGGCGGTGTGGATTTAGTCATCGCCAGACCTAATTATACGACTGCGGCGACCAACCGGGGGGCGGCTGTGGTGATCGCAACTGAACCGAACCTGGTGCAATCGTTCACGAACAGCGGCGGAAGTTTTACCAACTCGGGTGTGATTCTCGCCAATCCCCTGCTCGGTCCGCTTGCGAACAATGGAGGAGGAACTTCTACCATGAAGCTCTTGCAGGGCAGTCCGGCGTTGGATGCAGGTGACAGTGCCTTGGCTCCGTTCTTGGACCAATTGGGTGGACTGCGCGTTTCCGGTTTGAAGGTCGATTTGGGTGCGGTGGAATTGCAGGTGCCGACGTTGTTTGGAGGCCAATTCCTGGGCAACGGTCAGTATGGATTCAGCTTTAGTGGAAATCCTGCGAACACGTATCGGGTTTTTGGGAGCACCAACCCTGCTCTGCCATTTGGCGGCTGGACATTGTTGGGACAAGCGAGCCAGAGCTCGAATGGAGTGTTTCAATTCAATGATGTGCAGGCGGGAAATTATCCGACTCGATTTTATCGGGTGAGCCAGCCGTAG
- a CDS encoding glycoside hydrolase family 15 protein yields the protein MAIARHKTAGRPTGRGAGLVGDERVVKPAEASSTYPAISDHGLIGDLQTAALVSTQGEIDWFCCPRFDSPSVFASLLSRSNGGSFKISPTTEDHITHQSYFPDTAVLVTRFMSEAGVGSVIDLMPIIDHPRSPSERHRIVRIIRAVRGQMSFVIQCNPAFDYGRGKHKVKLTDAGAVFESELGDLTLHVVGKPGHKVLEDVDTFTGQEGGVRLTVTLREGEISGVVLESAAEGGPRRIPQDELTELLNGTVNYWRTWLARSNYTGRWREMVNRSAMAIKLMTYAPSGALVAAPTAGLPEQIGGERNWDYRFTWIRDASFSVHALSSLGFIEEEEAFGYWLRDRLHEHIESGGGQLPIMYRIDGSSDLEEFTLDHFEGYRGSKPVRIGNAAGEQLQLDIYGEAMLAVYQMDEKGFVMTDQTMRDVISLMNWLCDHWDQPDEGIWETRGGRQPFVYGRLMCWVAFDRMIRIVQRHGRPAPVARWTAERDKIYEQIMASGWNPKMRAFTQYNGSSVLDAALLRMPMVDFISARDPKWVSTLEAMERVIVSDSLVYRYDPAASPDGLRGSEGTFSMCTFWYVDALAVSRRVDEARLAFEKMFTYANPIGLYGEEIGLTGEQLGNFPQAFSHLGLINSAVFLNECIERTPKPGLGGFRTH from the coding sequence ATGGCAATCGCCAGGCATAAAACTGCGGGTCGTCCCACCGGTAGAGGAGCCGGACTCGTTGGGGACGAGAGAGTTGTGAAACCGGCAGAGGCATCGAGCACCTACCCAGCGATCAGTGATCACGGACTCATCGGCGATCTACAGACTGCCGCGCTGGTCAGCACGCAGGGAGAGATCGACTGGTTTTGCTGTCCGCGGTTTGACTCGCCCAGTGTCTTCGCGTCTTTACTCAGCCGGTCTAATGGAGGGAGTTTCAAGATTTCGCCCACAACCGAAGATCATATCACGCACCAAAGTTACTTCCCGGATACCGCAGTTCTGGTGACGCGGTTCATGTCTGAGGCGGGGGTTGGCTCAGTAATAGATTTGATGCCTATCATAGACCACCCGCGCTCGCCCAGTGAACGCCATCGCATTGTCCGGATCATCCGCGCGGTCCGGGGACAAATGAGCTTCGTGATTCAGTGCAATCCAGCGTTTGACTACGGGCGGGGCAAGCACAAAGTTAAGCTCACCGATGCAGGCGCAGTTTTTGAAAGCGAGTTGGGTGATCTTACCTTGCATGTGGTTGGCAAACCTGGCCATAAGGTGCTTGAAGATGTGGATACCTTTACCGGACAGGAGGGTGGAGTTCGACTCACTGTGACCTTGCGAGAGGGCGAGATTTCGGGAGTTGTGCTGGAATCGGCGGCCGAGGGAGGTCCCCGGCGCATTCCCCAGGATGAACTCACAGAGCTCTTAAATGGCACTGTCAATTACTGGCGAACATGGCTGGCGCGCTCGAACTATACCGGTCGCTGGCGTGAGATGGTCAACCGTTCGGCCATGGCCATAAAGTTGATGACTTACGCACCTTCGGGCGCATTGGTCGCCGCGCCGACGGCGGGGCTGCCTGAGCAGATCGGCGGGGAGCGCAATTGGGACTATCGCTTCACGTGGATTCGGGACGCTTCGTTCTCGGTTCACGCCTTGTCCAGCCTGGGTTTCATCGAGGAAGAGGAGGCCTTTGGATATTGGCTGCGGGATCGTCTGCACGAACATATTGAGTCGGGAGGTGGGCAGTTGCCGATCATGTACCGGATTGACGGCAGTTCCGATCTTGAGGAATTCACATTGGATCATTTCGAGGGTTATCGCGGATCCAAGCCAGTGCGGATTGGGAATGCGGCGGGAGAACAACTTCAATTGGACATTTATGGCGAGGCGATGCTGGCAGTCTACCAGATGGACGAGAAAGGATTCGTAATGACCGACCAGACCATGCGTGATGTGATTTCACTCATGAACTGGCTGTGCGACCATTGGGACCAACCTGATGAAGGAATTTGGGAGACGCGTGGCGGACGGCAGCCATTTGTTTATGGCCGGTTGATGTGTTGGGTGGCGTTCGATCGAATGATTCGGATAGTGCAGCGACATGGCCGCCCGGCTCCGGTGGCCCGCTGGACTGCGGAGCGCGACAAGATTTACGAGCAGATCATGGCATCGGGATGGAATCCAAAAATGCGTGCATTCACTCAATACAACGGAAGCTCAGTCCTGGATGCAGCGTTGCTGCGCATGCCAATGGTTGATTTTATCTCGGCACGGGATCCAAAGTGGGTTTCAACCCTTGAGGCAATGGAACGCGTGATCGTATCCGACAGCCTGGTTTACCGTTACGATCCGGCCGCCTCACCCGATGGTCTGCGCGGGAGTGAGGGCACCTTTTCCATGTGCACCTTTTGGTACGTAGACGCGCTGGCAGTCTCTCGTCGAGTGGATGAAGCCCGGCTGGCCTTCGAAAAAATGTTCACCTATGCAAACCCCATTGGGCTGTATGGCGAGGAGATTGGACTGACGGGCGAGCAGCTTGGCAATTTCCCGCAGGCATTCAGTCATCTGGGTCTGATCAATTCAGCAGTCTTCCTCAATGAATGTATAGAGCGGACGCCCAAGCCTGGGCTGGGAGGTTTTCGCACGCATTAG